The following proteins come from a genomic window of Mustela lutreola isolate mMusLut2 chromosome 6, mMusLut2.pri, whole genome shotgun sequence:
- the LOC131833298 gene encoding olfactory receptor 2W1-like, with protein sequence MDTNNGSSTTDFILLGFSDRPQLEPIISGVVFIFYIVTLVGNTTIILVSYLDTQLHTPMYFFLTNLSFLDLCYTSSIIPQMLVNLWGPTKSITYGGCVLQFFFALDLGSTECLLLAVMAYDRYAAVCQPLHYTVIMNPQLCQKMVLTAWLGGFGSALILCSLTLNLPRCGHRKVDNFFCEMPALLKMVCVYSKIMEITVFALGVILLLVPLSLILISYGVITQAVMRVKSEARWRKVLNTCGSHLTVVTLFYGTIIYMYMKPQNSTFQDEGKFFTFFYTIITPTLNPLIYTLRNKDVKSAVKRILHVEKWSAKS encoded by the coding sequence ATGGACACAAACAATGGAAGTTCCACCACAGATTTCATCCTGCTGGGCTTTTCTGACCGGCCCCAATTAGAACCCATTATCTCTGGGGTGGTCTTCATCTTCTATATTGTGACTCTGGTAGGAAACACAACCATCATTCTGGTATCTTACCTAGACACCCAGCTCCATACGCCCATGTATTTCTTCTTAACCAATTTGTCTTTTTTGGATCTCTGTTATACATCTAGCATTATCCCCCAGATGCTGGTAAATCTATGGGGTCCAACAAAGTCTATTACGTATGGAGGGTGTGTGCTCCAATTCTTCTTTGCCCTTGACCTGGGATCCACTGAATGTCTTCTCTTGGctgtgatggcctatgaccgctatgctGCTGTCTGTCAACCTCTTCACTATACGGTCATAATGAACCCTCAGCTTTGCCAGAAGATGGTACTCACCGCCTGGTTAGGCGGTTTTGGCAGTGCCTTAATTCTTTGCTCCTTGACTTTGAATTTGCCAAGATGTGGTCACCGGAAGGTAGATAATTTTTTCTGTGAGATGCCAGCATTGCTCAAGATGGTTTGTGTCTATTCAAAAATAATGGAGATCACTGTCTTTGCTCTTGGAGTAATATTACTTCTAGTACCTCTATCACTAATTCTCATCTCATATGGAGTTATCACTCAAGCTGTCATGAGGGTCAAGTCAGAGGCAAGATGGCGTAAGGTCCTTAACACATGTGGTTCCCACCTCACAGTAGTAACTCTGTTTTATGGAACAATCATTTACATGTACATGAAGCCACAGAATAGCACATTCCAAGATGAGGGGaagttctttactttcttttacaCGATCATCACACCCACCCTTAACCCTCTGATCTacactttaagaaacaaagatgTAAAGAGCGCAGTAAAGAGAATCCTACATGTAGAAAAATGGTCAGCCAAGTCGTGA
- the LOC131833299 gene encoding olfactory receptor 2W1-like, whose product MDTNNGSSTTDFILLGFSDRPQLEPIISGVVFIFYIVTLIGNTTIILVSYLDTQLHTPMYFFLANLSFLDLCYATSIIPQMLVNLWGPTKSITYGGCVLQFFFALDLGSTECLLLAVMAYDRYAAVCQPLHYMVIMNPQLCQNMVLTAWLGGLGSALIVCSLTLKLPRCGNREVNNFFCEMPALIKMACVYSKVIEITVFALGVVFLLAPISLILISYGIITQAVMRVKSKARWRKVLNTCGSHLTVVTLFYGTIIYMYMKPQNSSSQDEGKFLSLFYTIITPTLNPLIYTLRNKDVKSAVKRILCVERWSAKS is encoded by the coding sequence ATGGACACAAACAATGGAAGTTCCACCACAGATTTCATCCTGCTGGGCTTTTCTGACCGGCCCCAATTAGAACCCATCATCTCTGGGGTGGTCTTCATCTTCTATATTGTGACTCTGATAGGAAACACAACCATCATTCTTGTATCCTACCTAGACACCCAGCTCCATACACCCATGTATTTCTTCTTAGCCAATTTGTCTTTCTTGGATCTCTGCTATGCAACTAGCATTATCCCCCAGATGCTGGTAAATCTATGGGGTCCGACAAAGTCTATTACCTATGGAGGGTGTGTGCTCCAATTCTTCTTTGCCCTTGACCTGGGATCCACTGAATGTCTTCTCTTGGctgtgatggcctatgaccgctatgctGCTGTCTGTCAACCACTTCACTACATGGTCATAATGAACCCTCAGCTTTGCCAAAATATGGTGCTCACTGCCTGGTTAGGTGGTCTTGGAAGTGCCTTAATTGTTTGCTCTTTGACTTTGAAATTGCCCAGATGTGGGAACAGGGAAGTGAATAATTTTTTCTGTGAGATGCCAGCATTAATCAAGATGGCTTGTGTCTATTCAAAAGTAATTGAGATCACTGTCTTTGCTCTTGGGGTGGTATTTCTTCTAGCacctatatcactaattctcatCTCATATGGAATTATCACTCAAGCTGTCATGAGGGTCAAGTCAAAGGCAAGATGGCGTAAGGTCCTTAATACATGTGGTTCCCACCTCACAGTAGTAACTCTGTTTTACGGAACAATCATTTACATGTACATGAAGCCACAGAATAGCAGCTCCCAAGATGAGGGgaagttcctttctctcttttacaCAATCATCACACCCACCCTTAACCCTCTGATCTatactttaagaaacaaagatgTAAAGAGCGCAGTAAAGAGAATACTGTGTGTAGAAAGATGGTCAGCCAAGTCGTGA